The sequence CGCCATCATGGGCGTACATAGGGGTAGGAAACGGCGGTCGCCGTCCCCTCCCTCCGAACCCGGTGTGCGGTTTTCCCGCGACGGGCTCTCCAGTCAGTTGTTTCCACATCGGGATTGGCGCGCTGATTCAAGGGCTGCGGACATCGTGAACAGCCCAAGATTAGCGAAAAAGGCATTTGGCCATCGCGTGTGATCGCGAAGGCATCGACCCTGACCCGGACGATGAAGCTGTCGACGCAGGATCGCTCGAAGGCGGCGACGAACAAAGCCGTCGACGGACGAGAAGGTGTATCGGTGGGCCTGCTGGAAATAGCCGAACCAACCACGCAGGAGTGGATTGAGCGACGTAATGATGTCCTCGATCGAGTCACCCCTGTTACGCTTGGTCAGGGCCCGGATTTTATCCCGTAGCCCCATGAGGCTCTTCTTGCGCACCCAACGTTGACCCGCCTCGAACCGGTAACCCAGAAACTCGAACCCATGACCCTCCAGCCGGCAATCCCCAACGTGGGTTTTGTCAGGGTGCAGTGTCAAGCCGTTCGCATCCACCCAAGCCCGCATGCGAGTGAGCGCAGCTTCCGCTTCCTCACGTGTACGGCATAACACCACGGCGTCATCCGCGTAGCGCACCATGACCAGCCCTACCTGTCGCATTTCCACGTCAAGCTCGTGCAGGTACAGATTTGCCAACAAGGGGCTGACAACCGCCCCTTGAGGACTGCCGGAAGTCGGCGTCCAACGCGTCATGTCTTCCATGATGTCTTGCTTGAGAAAGTACTGGATGAGTTCCAGAACCCGGCCGTCCGAGATTCGCCCTGCCACTCTCGCAAGAAGAGGTGAGTGTGGAATCGAGTCAAAATAGCTTTGCAGGTCGGCATCGACCACCCAGCAGTAGCCCGCTTTCACATGCCGGTCCACTTCGCGCAGCGCATCCTTGCAACCCAAGCCCGGGCGAAAGCCGTAGCTTCTCGGCTCGAACTCATGCTCAAAGATCGGCTCGATTACCAGCTTCAGGGCCGCCTGAACGACGCGATCCTTTACAGCGGGTATACCGAGCGGACGACGTCCTTTACCTTTCGGTATGTAGACACGCCGCACCGGCTGCGGGCGATAGCTACCATCCTGCAATGCTTGCGCCAGTTCGGCAAGGTAGCGGTCCCGCGCTTGCGCGAATCGCTTCACGCTCATGCGGTCCACTCCCGCCGCCCCGGCGTTCTTCTCGACCTGAGTCCACCCCAGCGCGAGCGTGTCCAGGCGAAACACCTTGTCAATCAAACTGTGCCACTTACCTCCTTTAACTCCATTTCGTAGAGCAGCCAACATAGCGTCCGTCCAGATTGAAGCTGACGCGAATTTCCGCTGCACGCAGCTTCCCAGCGCGTCTGCATCTCGTCTAGTCGTTTCCGACACTGGCGATGCTTCGATCTTCATCTTTGCTTCCTTCCGGTCTTTTGCTATCAACTTTCCTGCCCCGCTTCCCTAGTGCGCCTTTTGCTCTGACGCAGGTCTCCACGGCTCGACTCTTCCGTGTGCAGTACTATCGGGACTCTGACTCCTGCCAGCGTTCACCTCGCCGGCAGGTCTCCCCACTTGCTTCGTGCCACCTTCCCATCGTTCCGTCCTCAAACACGTGGTACGCCACCGCACCGCTTTGTCCGCCACGACAGCGTGCTGTGTTACTTCCAGGCTTCGCCACTTTAGTGCAGGCTCGCCGCCATACCCCGCCGAAACAGGTTCGTTAACCTACGGACCGACAGTTCGCTTCCGGTTACTCCCCACCCCGCCTCACGACGACGCAGTTACCTTCAGCTACGGAGCTGTGGCCAACTCCGGCAGGGACTTTCACCCTGCAAATGGCACGCCATCATGGGCGTACACTAAACCGCTGACGCGGTAGTGGGAGGTAGGCACAGGTCCGTGGCTGACGTTTCATGAAGAGGGTTGTCTGGCGCTGAACCCCGGCGAGGTGGTGAGTGGTATCGCCGGGAGCAGTATGTGAACGCCCGGTTGGGCATTCCATCCACTGCTTCCAGGAGGCTCGCCATGACGCCACTGCGCCAACGCATGCTGCATGACATGCAGATCCGCAACCTTGCAGAGAATACCCAGAAGTCCTATCTGATTCAGGTAGCCAGTTTCGCCCGCCACTTTCGCCGTTCGCCCGAACTGCTGGGTCCCGAGGAGATTCGGGCCTGGCTCATCTACCTCCGCGAAGAACGCAAGCTGGCACCCGCCAGTCTCGGCGCAACGATCGGCGCACTCCGGTTTCTCTACCGTGTGACGCTCAAGCGACCCTGGAGCGACGAGGACTTTCCGTTACCGAAGAAGCCGTTCCGACTGCCAGTCGTCCTCAGCCTGGAGGAGATCACCACCTTCTTCGAGTCGGTCGCCAGTCTCAAGCACCGCACCATCCTGATGACCGCGTACGCCGCCGGACTGCGTGTCTCCGAAGTCGTGCATCTGAAGGTCACTGATATCGACAGCAAGCGCATGGTGATCCGTGTGAACCAGGGGAAGAACCGTAAGGATCGCTATGTAATGCTCTCGCCCAGGCTGCTCGAGATCCTGAGACTGTACTGGCAGGACGCCCATCCGAAGGAATGGCTCTTTCCAGGCAGCATTGCGGGGCGGCCCATCACCCGCCATGCCGTGGGCGACGCATGCGAGCTTGCACGCAAGCGCAGCGGCATCACCAAACCCGTGACACCCCATTCTTTGCGACACGCGTTCGCCACGCATCTGCTGGAAGCCGGTACTGACGTGCGCCGGATCCAGCTGCTGATGGGCCACAGGTCCCTATCGACAACGTCCCGGTACTTGAGGGTCGCCACCAGCACCGTGTGCGCCACCACCAGTCCCTTCGACCTGCTGCCGCACCCTGCACCCATTCCATTCCCGCCACCTGCGCCCCAGTACTTCTGAGCGCAGTCATGCGACCGGCGCTCGAAGTGGCGGACATTTTCCGCCAGTGTGGGCCCAGTTTCCGGCTATCCCATGCCGGGGGGCTCAGTCGTGTGCAGCGACGCGTGATGAGTGCCATCGAGCTGTGTCGTACCGCAGCGCTTGGTGCCCATCTCGAGCAGTGCGATGCATGCGGCTATCAGCGCATCAGTTACGACTCGTGTCGTAACCGGCACTGTCCGAAGTGCCAGTCACTCGCCCGCGCGCAATGGCTCGAACGCCGGCATGCGGAACTCCTCCCCTCGACCGAGTATTTCCATGTCGTCTTCACGCTTCCCGAATCCATCGCCGCTCTCGCGTTCCAGAACAAGAGGACGCTCTACGATCTGCTGTTTCGCGCCAGCGCCGAAACGTTGCGCACGATCGCCGCCGATCCGAAGCACCTGGGCGCCGAGATCGGCTTCCTCACGATCCTGCATACGTGGGGACAGAATCTGCAGCATCACCCTCATGTGCATTGCGTTGTGCCGGGCGGCGGCATCTCCCCGGACGGCGAGCGCTGGATCGCCTGCCGTCCGGGCTTCTTCCTGCCCGTGCGGGTCCTGTCACGGCTCTTTCGCCGCCTGTTTCTCGAACAGCTGCGTCGCGCTTACGACGCCGGCGGGCTGCGCCTGCACGGTCAGTTCGAGTCCCTGAGCGATCCCGTCGAATTCGCAGCCTGGCTTGCACCCGCGGCACGGGCGGAGTGGGTGGTCTACGCCAAGCCACCCTTTGGCGGTGCCGAACACGTGCTCGATTACCTGGGCCGCTACACCCACCGCGTCGCCATCTCCAACAACCGGCTGCTCGCCTTCGACGGGCACACCGTGCAGTTCCGCTGGAAGGACTATCGGCACGAGTCCAGACAAAGAACCATGACGCTTACCGCCGACGAGTTCATCCGTCGCTTCCTGCTGCATGTGCTACCTGAGGGCTTCAAGCGCATTCGCAGCTACGGGTGGCTCGCCAACTGCCACCGTGCCGACAAGCTCGCCACCTGCAGGCGGCTGCTCGGCGTCGAGGCTCCCGCCGTTGCCGCAGTCGAGCCCGGGGAAGACTACCGTGACCGCTACCAGCGACTCACCGGCAAGTCACTGCGCGACTGCCCCGTATGTGGCAAGGGACACATGCTCCGCATCGAAGACATGCCCGGCAGCCTTCCACGAGCCCCGCCAGGTCCCACCCATGCGCGCTAGTTGCCATCGCACCTGTTTCCGTACACGTTCGCCTTTCCTGACGAGGCCAACGCGGCTGCACTCGTGCCTTCGATCTGCTGGCGCACCAGCGTACTCCAAAATGGCGGGTGATTTGCCGGTTCACGCGCACATTCGCGCTTCCTTTACACGTGATGTTTCCCACTCTCGCCGGAAGTCCGTGTGTGATCGCCCCTGCAAGACTTCACAAATTACCGCGGCGGTCATTCAATGCCCATAGCGGCCACCGCCTGTGGAGCGGTTTAGCACAAACATTTTTTTGATTACCGGTCGCGGATCAGGTCCGACGACATGGCGATGCGCTGGTTGCCGCGACCGCCAACCAAAAAAATCTCTGCCTTACGCGGTGCACCGCGTAAGAGGTTGCTCGTTAAGACGGTCGATTGCGGAATGCTTCAGCATGGAGCTGTGCATTGGTCACCGGGCGATTGAGGACGGCGATTTCCGCGACGGAGTTCGTGCGCTGCTGGCACACAAGGATAATCGCCCGCGATGGGCACCGGCGGCGCTACACGAAGTACGCCCGGAGCGGGTCAAGCACTTTCTGACATCGCCATGGCGAATCGATGAGCATCCACTGGCCGATCTCGGCGTTGACTTTGTTACGAACTAGGTGCGTCCATGCGGGGCGGTGTGTCTTCACACCGCCCGTTCCTGCGGCTTGCTTCGTAACGTTACCGCGCGCTCCACGCAGCAAGACACTGTTAGACGCAGCTTCGATGCCCACAACGGTCGGGTTCGCATTCAATTTCTCACTCTGCATCGGAAGGCGCCAACACCGCCAGGACCATTGCAGTAACACCGACGCGGCGCCGATCCTTCGTCAGTGGCAACTTATCAGGTTGCACGGAAATGTCCCGTCGCGCGTCGCGTTTCGCGACAGGCGCCGGCCAGTTTTTCGGTACTTGAGCTTTATGGAGGTTTGCGATGTGATGTCTGTAGTGCTCCGCTCCCGCCCGTCGTTCTTCTAAGGATACGAGCGGTTGTGGTCGCGCGGGAGCGATCGCCATCCTGTACTGCTTCCGGTCAGGAGCCGCGCCAAGCACGACCCACTCCCGTTCCGGATAGTCGATCGCTGGAAACTGCATCCATAGAGGTCCCGATCGCGCGCCTCCGCCGCTGGCCGCCACAAGGTATCAGGAAAAACTGTCGAGGCAAGCCAGCGCAAAAACTCGCAGGATTGTCCAGCGCTCGACCGACGAGGTCCATCCGGGCAAGCCAACTGGCGCGAAGAGCGAAAGCCAGACAAGGACACGAAGCAACCCATGCTCGCATCGGCCGAAAAGATGCGCCGGTACGCCGACACCTTCCCATTTTGTCCGCCATCGCAGTACCGCTTGAGCAACCGGACAGAACGGTGTCTTTGTACATGCATCGAGCCGCCATGTGAGATAGCGGCCAGCGGTACAGACACACCTGCGATGCCTTTGCACGACATGGCGTATGAGATATCGTCGAATCGACTTATAACACGCGATGGCGTCAGGCAGCACGTCATCGGAAGTGCGTACCGCCAGCGAGCGGGGCGAATCTCCGACGCACTTACGGCGATGGTCAACATCTGTTTCTAACGAATCGCGAGCAAAAGCCATCGGATGGACCAGGACGTTCGAAACCCCTTCAGTCTTCTCCTGCACGACACGCGCGCAGAAGCTGCTGAGCCCATCCGCTCCGCTGACCCTTGCAGGCGCCGAGGCCAACCAGGCCTCGCAATCGTCCGACTGGCCTATGTTAGCCAGCAGTCGCCGAAGATTTGATGAACGGCGGCCGAACCAGTCCCGCGCAAGGCCCTGCGCGACCTTGAACCGGTACGCAGGCGATATCCGGGTCGCGGGATCTCCTGCCGCGCCGGGCGATCGCACCCGGTTTTGACCGCACGTCGGACAACATAGGGGCAGCCGGAAATTGCACGCCTGCAGCCGGTAGATCATTAAGGCCTCGCCACAATGGGTGCAACGGTCACGGAGTGGACTGCCGTGGACCGGGCATGTCTTGCACCCGTCGACTGAAAGACGGCGAGATGAATGCCGCGCGCCGCACATTGCACGCACCACATCAATTGTCGCGGTCCGGCACTCCGCGCAACGTCGCCGACCGGCAAAAACGCAGCCGCGACGTCGCAAAGTGGAATGCACATCAGATCGGACATCCGGAGGAGATCGAACTGACGCATGTCGCGCAGGTCGATGCCGTGTTTCACTGGCCAGCGATCCGGCTTTCGTAAGAAGAGTTCCGCCAATGCTGTACACGACAACGCGTTCAATTGCTGGAACCTGGCGAACAGCATAAACGCAGACTGACCGGGCAGATTCCAGTCGTCGCGCCAGCACCAGTCACCGGCTTGCCAGGTGTTGGCACCGGGTAGCAGAATTTCGAAGCGACTTTTCATGGTCCAGCAGCTACGTCGTCAACGAATATGATGCGCAAATCTTCCAGTGCCGCAACGTAGTTGCATTCGTCTACCGCTTGCGCCCACGATGCCGGGCTGAGCGCAAAATCCGATGCATCGTGGTTTATGCTGTCGACGAGCGCGATCTCGACAGTGCGCGCCACATACTCCATCGGCACCTGCATCGTGAAATCAAACCGCGCGCGCCGGTGCGCAGCGTCGAAGGCTTCCCACAACGCGAGGTGCTGCTTCTCAAGGCGGAAGCCGGTGTCGAATGCGCGTTGCAGAAAATAGCGCGTGTAAGGCCAGTCACTGCCGTCTGGAAAAGTGGACGTGTCGTAAGCGGCGAGCGACATCTTCAGATCGTCGGCAGCACGAAAGCCGTCGAAGCGCAGTTCATCGACCATGAAACGGGACACAATCTGCGAGGTGTCCACGCTCTGACGGAACGAACTCTTGCGGTTCAGGATGCCAGGTTGACCGACCAGGAATGTGAACATCCGCACGCCCCGACGTTCTAGTTCGTCCTGAACGTCACGCAGCCATTCGTAGTGTTCGAGCTCGAGTCGCTGCGCCTCGTCGACAAATACGATCAGTTTTTGTTGCCGGCGGAGCGTTCGACCAGTTCGGCCGGCTTATGGTAGAGGCGTAGTCGGCGCTGCAACGCCGTACCGCTATCCGGGCGCCCATGTCGTGCCGCCTCGAGCAGCATGCCGAAAAACAGTGCTTCCGAGCGCGAGGGATTGCGCGGCATGCCAATCGTCAGGACTGCCACGCGAGGCAACTCCAGATGCAGCAGCCGGACACAGTACCGGATAGCGTAGGTCTTGCCCCAGCGGGTGTGTCCATAGATCACGGCGCCAGCGACGCCGCGCCGGATGCACTGCCGCACGCGTGAGTACATCGCGGCGATTGCCGGGGTGGGCACCATGTACGCCTGGTTCACGAGCGGATGCGCCGATGGATCAACGGGGCGTTTCAGCGAATCAGGCATCGTTCACCCGAACGTAAAAATCTGCGTGAGCCACGGCGCGTCCGGCGCCTTTCGGGCAGGTGTTTCTGCCGCTGGCACTTCGCGTTTCACGACTGGCGCCGCGTGAGCGACGTCGGGCGGCGGTACCTGATGCGACTTCGCCCGGTCTGTCAGCATGCGCGCCAGGTCATTGGCGTCACGTGTATGGCTTCGCGCCTGTTCTTTCTTGTAGGCAAACCACGCGCCGACGGGATCGCCGCCTTCGCGCACCGACAGCTTTCGCTGATGGATCAGTGAGAAGATTTCCTGTCGCACGCGCAGCGAATGTGGCGTAAAGCACTAGGGACGGGCGGCAGTCAACACCCCCAGTTCTGACCCGTCCATATGGAACGCGTGCAGATGGCGGATGTCCTTGACGTTGAAATACATGCGAAGCTGCTTGCCGATCAGCCCTGCGATGCCCGACAGCACCCGGCTGTCGTAACGCACGTGTTCGAAATTGATATGCGGGCGCTCGCCGCGGTTCACGTTGCCGCGAATGGTGACAACGCGGGCCTCCTGAAGCAGGCACAGCGTGCTGCGCCGGGCTACAGGTAGCGTACGCAGCAGGCCGTCCTGCTTTTCGAGCAGGAAATGCATTGCCTCGA comes from Paraburkholderia aromaticivorans and encodes:
- the ltrA gene encoding group II intron reverse transcriptase/maturase, translating into MKIEASPVSETTRRDADALGSCVQRKFASASIWTDAMLAALRNGVKGGKWHSLIDKVFRLDTLALGWTQVEKNAGAAGVDRMSVKRFAQARDRYLAELAQALQDGSYRPQPVRRVYIPKGKGRRPLGIPAVKDRVVQAALKLVIEPIFEHEFEPRSYGFRPGLGCKDALREVDRHVKAGYCWVVDADLQSYFDSIPHSPLLARVAGRISDGRVLELIQYFLKQDIMEDMTRWTPTSGSPQGAVVSPLLANLYLHELDVEMRQVGLVMVRYADDAVVLCRTREEAEAALTRMRAWVDANGLTLHPDKTHVGDCRLEGHGFEFLGYRFEAGQRWVRKKSLMGLRDKIRALTKRNRGDSIEDIITSLNPLLRGWFGYFQQAHRYTFSSVDGFVRRRLRAILRRQLHRPGQGRCLRDHTRWPNAFFANLGLFTMSAALESARQSRCGNN
- a CDS encoding IS91 family transposase — its product is MRPALEVADIFRQCGPSFRLSHAGGLSRVQRRVMSAIELCRTAALGAHLEQCDACGYQRISYDSCRNRHCPKCQSLARAQWLERRHAELLPSTEYFHVVFTLPESIAALAFQNKRTLYDLLFRASAETLRTIAADPKHLGAEIGFLTILHTWGQNLQHHPHVHCVVPGGGISPDGERWIACRPGFFLPVRVLSRLFRRLFLEQLRRAYDAGGLRLHGQFESLSDPVEFAAWLAPAARAEWVVYAKPPFGGAEHVLDYLGRYTHRVAISNNRLLAFDGHTVQFRWKDYRHESRQRTMTLTADEFIRRFLLHVLPEGFKRIRSYGWLANCHRADKLATCRRLLGVEAPAVAAVEPGEDYRDRYQRLTGKSLRDCPVCGKGHMLRIEDMPGSLPRAPPGPTHAR
- a CDS encoding tyrosine-type recombinase/integrase, which translates into the protein MTPLRQRMLHDMQIRNLAENTQKSYLIQVASFARHFRRSPELLGPEEIRAWLIYLREERKLAPASLGATIGALRFLYRVTLKRPWSDEDFPLPKKPFRLPVVLSLEEITTFFESVASLKHRTILMTAYAAGLRVSEVVHLKVTDIDSKRMVIRVNQGKNRKDRYVMLSPRLLEILRLYWQDAHPKEWLFPGSIAGRPITRHAVGDACELARKRSGITKPVTPHSLRHAFATHLLEAGTDVRRIQLLMGHRSLSTTSRYLRVATSTVCATTSPFDLLPHPAPIPFPPPAPQYF